In Carassius carassius chromosome 38, fCarCar2.1, whole genome shotgun sequence, the genomic stretch CTAATTAATCGTGCGCTGCTGAAAAGCGAGagctaacatttttttaaagaccaGATTTACAAAGACAAACAGATGTGCAATTTTCCTTTTCAAACTGTTCACTTTTCAAGAAACAGTACAAGCAGCACCGTGAATTAGGAAAGCGAGCGTGTGCCATGAATCGAACAATCGCGTAATGAGTATGGCGCGTGTTTCGTGCCAAAAGCGGAGGACGCCCCATAAACGTGCGTGTGTTTGCGAGCGCTCGGCGTGCGTGAATGCTGCTGTTGTTTGCGTCACTGTGTTCCGAGAGAGACCAGAGCTTCTGCCCACCCGTCCCGAGATGACTCGTGGACACTAATGCAGCTGTCAGAGCTGTGTACTGACTAGTAGAGCGAGGAGGCGGAGAGCTGTGGTCATGGACTCTGGATTATGGACTCTGGAGCTGCTGGGTGTGTTTTTCTCGCTGACCGCTGGCTTGTGTTCTCTGGTCACCCTCATGTTGCCGCGTTGGCTCACGCTCTCCACTGAGCTCCTGCCCACTGAGAGCTTTCAGCTGGGACTGTGGGAAACCTGCGTGGTTCAGGATCTCGGGGTGACTGAGTGCCGGCCGTACGATAGTCTGCTGGGTCTCCCATCGGACATCCGTCTGGCCCGAATCCTGATGTGCGCCACGCTGGTGACTGGTTTAATCAGTCTGTTATTTGCCATCCCGGGCATCTACCTGGTGAACAGCTGCAGACGCACGGAGAACTTTGAAGCCAAAAGGACATTGAAGATGCTTGGGGGGATCTTCAGCGTCCTCACGGGCGTCCTTGGTCTTGTGCCCGTCTCGTATGTGGCACATCTGACAGTCCTACGGTTCTTCGATGAGAGCGTGCCGAACGTGGTTCCTCGCTGGGAGTTCGGAGATGCGCTTTTCTTTGGCTGGACGGCAGGGGGGTTGCATTTGGTGGCTGGTTTCTTGCTGGTTACTTCATGTTTGGTTTTGCAAGACGAAACATGTTCGCTTCACCAATCTATAGCGCTAAACAGAACTCGTCCAGAACAATCTCCACGCAGGAGGACAGAATATGTGTGAGATTATTGATAAGCACAGTTTTGCTTCTACTAATGTTTTGCATTTTGCACTGAAAAGATCAGATATATTCGAAGACTGTAAATATAATGCTGCTGTTTAGACTTAATTTTGATTATAAATCATTTTTCGTGAATCATTTTATAAGCTCAAACCCAAATCTGCACGTGAATGTGATTCTAATGAAAACACACACTACTAATTGTGAAAATTATGCAAACTTTCCGAGAAAGTGCAACTTAGACTTTTATGACTACAAAGTCATATATGAGAGACAATGTTATGCTAATTATCCAAATGTTACTGGAAAACCAGATGCaagtgtgtttttatatttaaacaaagagtgactgaatgagagaaatatgttattattttaccTTGCGTTCTCTGAATTGGCAAAGTACAATAGTTGATGATCAATTAATAAATCAGCTGAATGTTCGTCTCTCTCATGTGATGTATGAAGGTGCAAGTGATTTttcagatttattattattcttttttttgtgcttgTGAAATATCAACAGTTTCCATTTTCACAATAATATGTTTTCGTATTTATTCAGGTTTTtgcaattagcttttattttctaTTGTTAAAAACATAGTTTAAATGCATAATAAACTAGTTTTAGTGGGTTTAAAATGTCTGAGAAAATGCTTTTTGCATTGAATTTTGCATTTTTCTGACACACGTTTGTTTACATTGATCAATGGCTTTGAAATGGTAATCTGAAAATGTTATTTCCAAGTGTAAATCTAAAACCGTGTTCCTCTCAGACTTTTAAACTCCCTTCCATTtcctaacattatatatatatatatatatatatatatatatatatgtgtgtgtgtgtgtgtgtgtgtgtgtgtacctacctACAAATTTGAGGATTTGTACCCAAAAGTTAGTTAAACCTGACAAACTCTCCAAAAACCTTAATTTGGCGACATCAAAATttgtaaaactggtataaaaatatagtaaacaatttttttttaattttaaaaatgcagaaagtattTTTAGATGTAGGGTGATCgaatatacagtttgtagagTATAAAAACCTtcatgcctatgggatgtccccatttagatataagtttagtgtgtgtgtatgtgtgtgtataaaactgCTGCCAAAAAGCAAATGCTAAAAGTTTTGAGCTCACtaaatttctaaaaaaatataagtTTTCACTCAAATATGTT encodes the following:
- the LOC132119126 gene encoding putative claudin-24 produces the protein MDSGLWTLELLGVFFSLTAGLCSLVTLMLPRWLTLSTELLPTESFQLGLWETCVVQDLGVTECRPYDSLLGLPSDIRLARILMCATLVTGLISLLFAIPGIYLVNSCRRTENFEAKRTLKMLGGIFSVLTGVLGLVPVSYVAHLTVLRFFDESVPNVVPRWEFGDALFFGWTAGGLHLVAGFLLVTSCLVLQDETCSLHQSIALNRTRPEQSPRRRTEYV